GCCGTCGGAAGTGGCGCCGTAGCCGACGATTTCCGCGTAGATCTTCGCGCCACGGGCGAGGGCGTGTTCCAGCTCCTCGACCACGACCATGCCACCACCGCCGGCGATGACGAAACCGTCACGGTCGGCGTCGTAGGCGCGTGAAGCGGTTTGCGGTGTGTCGTTGCGTTTGCTGGACAGGGCGCCCATCGCATCGAACAGGAACGACTGGCTCCAATGTTCTTCTTCACCGCCGCCGGCGAACACGATGTCTTGCTTGCCCATCTGGATCTGCTCGACCGCGGTGCCAATGCAGTGGGCACTGGTGGCGCAAGCGGAGGAGATCGAGTAGTTCAGGCCCTTGATCTTGAAAGGGGTGGCCAGGCAAGCCGAAACGGTGCTGCCCATGGTCCGCGTGACGCGGTACGGGCCGACGCGCTTGACGCCTTTCTCGCGCAGGATGTCCAGCGCTTCCATCTGGTTCAAGGTCGACGCGCCGCCGGAACCGGCGATCAGGCCGGTGCGCACGTTGGACACCTGCTCGTCGGTCAGGCCGGAGTCAGCAATGGCGTCTTTCATGGCCAGGTAGGCATAAGCCGCCGCGTGGCCGACGAAACGGTAGATCTTGCGATCGATCAGCTCTTCGAGGTTCAGGTCAATGGAGCCGGAAACCTGGCTACGCAGACCCATTTCGGCATATTCCGGGTTGTACCGGATGCCAGGGCGACTTGCACGCAGGTTAGCGGAGACGGTCTCTTTGTCATTGCCCAGGCACGAAACGATGCCCAGACCAGTGATAACGACGCGGCGCATGCGGATAACCCTTAGAAGTTGTCAGTGGAGGTGAAAACGCCGACCCGAAGGCCTTCGGCGGTGTAGATCTCGCGACCATCCACGGCAACCGAACCATCGGCAATGGCCATGTTCAGCTTGCCCTTGAGGACGCGTTTGATATGAATGTTATAGGTGATCTTCTTCGCAGTCGGCAGTACCTGACCGAAGAACTTCACTTCGCCCGAACCCAGGGCGCGACCGCGGCCTGGCAGGCCCTGCCAGCCGAGGAAAAAGCCGACCAGTTGCCACATGGCGTCGAGGCCCAGGCAGCCGGGCATCACCGGGTCACCTTCGAAGTGACAGGCGAAGAACCACAGGTCCGGAGTGATATCCAGCTCGGCGACCAATTCACCTTTGCCGTACTTGCCACCCTCATCGCTGATATGGGTGATGCGATCCACCATCAGCATGTTCGGGGCGGGCAGTTGCGCGTTACCTGGGCCGAACAGCTCACCGCGACTGCAGCGCAGCAGATCTTCCCGAGTAAAGGCGTTTTGTTTGGTCATGCGAGCTCCTCAATAGTCCCATGCGGCAGGGTGGGGCAAATCTTCCCGGCCGATCGAAGCGTTCATGCCTCGAGTCGGCAGCCTACTCATAGACTATTGCGTTGTAGTGAAAGTCACAGCACACGGGAAATGAATGTACACCTGTGCACTGAAATTGTTATTCCTGTCCCGCTCGAGGCGTGTCCGGGTGCTTAAGACTGCCGCACTTTCGCCTTTCACGCCAGTCGCAGATAGTCCAACGCCCCGTATTTACCCTACCCAGCGTTGGAGAGTCTGCTGCAAGTCAATTCGCTTGAAGGGTTTGGCCAAGTAATCGTTCATGCCTGCCGCCAGGCAGGCTTCCCGGTCGCCCTGCAATGCATTGGCTGTCAGGGCGATGATGGGCACCTCGGTACAGCCCGGCAATTGGCGGATCTGCCGGGTGGCTTCGTAGCCATCGATGACCGGCAGCCGGCAGTCCATCAGG
This genomic interval from Pseudomonas alvandae contains the following:
- the fabA gene encoding 3-hydroxyacyl-[acyl-carrier-protein] dehydratase FabA is translated as MTKQNAFTREDLLRCSRGELFGPGNAQLPAPNMLMVDRITHISDEGGKYGKGELVAELDITPDLWFFACHFEGDPVMPGCLGLDAMWQLVGFFLGWQGLPGRGRALGSGEVKFFGQVLPTAKKITYNIHIKRVLKGKLNMAIADGSVAVDGREIYTAEGLRVGVFTSTDNF
- the fabB gene encoding beta-ketoacyl-ACP synthase I; this encodes MRRVVITGLGIVSCLGNDKETVSANLRASRPGIRYNPEYAEMGLRSQVSGSIDLNLEELIDRKIYRFVGHAAAYAYLAMKDAIADSGLTDEQVSNVRTGLIAGSGGASTLNQMEALDILREKGVKRVGPYRVTRTMGSTVSACLATPFKIKGLNYSISSACATSAHCIGTAVEQIQMGKQDIVFAGGGEEEHWSQSFLFDAMGALSSKRNDTPQTASRAYDADRDGFVIAGGGGMVVVEELEHALARGAKIYAEIVGYGATSDGYDMVAPSGEGAVRCMQMAMSTVDTPIDYLNTHGTSTPVGDVAEMKGVREVFGDKAPAISSTKSLSGHSLGAAGVHEAIYCMLMMEGNFMAGSANIDELDPEVADLPILTKTRENATINTVMSNSFGFGGTNATLVMKRWQGA